The window TGCGCGGGGCCACGGACGGATCGCTGAAAAAGCCAGTCGCCGGTCGCGGGGGTCGCTACTCCCAGGCGAAGGCTCCGGCCTCGAGCACCGTCTCGCCGTCGACGAGCAGACGGCCCGCCTCGCGGAGGTCGGTGATCAGGTCGACGTGGACGGCGCTGTCGTTGCCGGACTCGCCCTCGGGCAGGCAGGCGTCGTAGGCCCGGCCCAGCGCGAGGTGGACGGTGCCGCCCATCTTCTCGTCGAAGAGGATGTTGTCGGTGATCCGGTCGACGCCGCGGTTCGCGCCGACGCCGAGTTCGCCCAGGCGGCGGGCGCCGTCGTCCGTCTCCAGTACTTCCGCGATGGTCCCCTCGCCCTGTCCGGCCTCGAAGTCGACGACCTCCCCGTCCTCGAAGGTCAGGCGGACGTCCCGGACCCGCGTGCCGTGGACGGTCATCGGCACGTCGAAGGTCACCTCGCCCTCGGTGGCCTCGGGCGCGGTGAACACCTCGCCGGAGGGGAGGTTGTGGGAGTCGTAGGCCACGCTCGCGGCGCTGTTGACGGCCGTTCGTCCCTCGATCGACATCGTCAGGTCGGTCCCCTCGCCCTCGATGCGGACCTCGCTGCCGGCGTCGAGGACGTCCTTGAGCCGCCCCATCTCCTCGGACAGCGATTCCCAGTCCCGGAGCGTGGCGTCGTAGACGAAGTCGCGGTAGGCCTCGTAGCTCATCCCGGCCTGCTGGGCCATCGCTCGGGTGGGGTGCTGGGTCGACACCCAGTCCGTGTCCAGCCGCGCCTCGCGGATGGCCTGCCGCGACCGATTGTACGCCTGCCGTCGCTCGCTCGGCACGTCGCTGGTCCCGGCGGTGTTGTTCGAGCCCTTCAGGATCAGGACGCTGTCCGCCCGCTCGTACAGTTCGCGCTCGTAGGCGGGATCCTCGCCGAAGTCGCCGTCGTGGGCACGGAGGTACGCGCGCGTTATCTCGTCGGAACCGTATGTCGACAGCAGGTTCGCCCCCCGGTCGCCCAGTTGCTCGGCGACGGCCACCGCGAGGTCGTGGGCGCCCTCGTCGACGTGGACGACGACGTCGTCGCCGGCCTCGACGCGGGCGCTCCAGTCGACGAGCGTCTCGGCGTGCTCCCGGATGCGCTGGTCCATACCTCTACTCGGGGAGCGGCCGACGAAAAGGCGGCGACCCGCTGCCGACCGCGACTACTGCGACACGTCGGCGGGACTGCCGCGTCCGGGAGCGCCGGTCCCGTGGCCGGACCGCTCGTGCGAGCGAAGCGCGTCTCTGGTGTCCGCACGAGCGGAGCGAGTGCGGGCTCGGAGGACGAACGGAGTGAGTCCTCCGGTGTCCGGAGCGTCAGTTGGACACGCGGTTGCGCAGGTCGAACGCCTCGATGATGCTCTGGTTGCGGTCCAGGTTCGTCTCCAGTTCGACGTGGAGCGTGTCGAGCATGATGTCGACCAGCTCCTGGCGCTCCTCGGCGGAGGTGAACCGCTCGTTGCCGTCCGGGCCGGTCGAGGGCAGGCCCTGCTCCAGGCCCCACCGCTGGTTCGGGTAGGCGGTCCGCATGTTGTACGGCTCGTCGTGCTGGGCGATCCGGACGGCGTACGCCGAGAGCTGCCGTTCCTCGTCGTAGACGACCTCGATGATGTCCCGCTGCGGGTGGCCCTTGCCGGGGTTGGGCCGGTGCGGGTTGTTGTAGTGGCCGTTGCGCAGGTCAGACAGCGCCATCGGACCGACCCACCAGATGACGGCGGCGTCGACGTAGTACGGCACCGCCTGCGTGTTCTTGAAGTTCAGGACCTGGTACCAGTAGTTGGAGTTCTCGTTGTGCATCCGGACGCTGGCCTCCATCGGCGCGTTGGCCGTGAAGCCCTCGCCCAGGTCCTCGCCGGTCACCGGGTGCTCGTTGTTCCGGATCGTCTCGACCAGCGGGTGGTCCTCGTCGTAGTAGATGTCGTCGCTCAGCAGCGACGAGAACGTCCAGTCGGTGTCGACGTGGTCCGGCTGGTCGTGGGCCCGGTCGCGCTCGTACTTCTCGTCGGCCTGGTAGGTTCGTGCGTCCGTGGGCCACTCCTGTTGAATCAGCTGGTCGGGGTCGTTGCCCGGCGTCGCGGGCCCCGCCGTCTGGTCCCACGGGTCGCTCGTCTTGTGGTAGGTCAGCTTCTCGGTCTCGTCGGGCAGCAGCATGAGCCGCGGGAGCAGCTTCGCCGTCGCGTGGTACGGGAAGCCCTCCTCGATGTAGGTCTGGACGTGATCCAGCGCCTGCGTGCCGAGTTCGCCCATCGTCAGCTCGCCGCTGTTGACCTTGTTCTGGATGGCCTCGATGTCGACGTCGTACATCCCGGCCTTCGTGCTGTC of the Halomicrobium salinisoli genome contains:
- a CDS encoding aminopeptidase, with protein sequence MDQRIREHAETLVDWSARVEAGDDVVVHVDEGAHDLAVAVAEQLGDRGANLLSTYGSDEITRAYLRAHDGDFGEDPAYERELYERADSVLILKGSNNTAGTSDVPSERRQAYNRSRQAIREARLDTDWVSTQHPTRAMAQQAGMSYEAYRDFVYDATLRDWESLSEEMGRLKDVLDAGSEVRIEGEGTDLTMSIEGRTAVNSAASVAYDSHNLPSGEVFTAPEATEGEVTFDVPMTVHGTRVRDVRLTFEDGEVVDFEAGQGEGTIAEVLETDDGARRLGELGVGANRGVDRITDNILFDEKMGGTVHLALGRAYDACLPEGESGNDSAVHVDLITDLREAGRLLVDGETVLEAGAFAWE